A stretch of DNA from Schizosaccharomyces osmophilus chromosome 2, complete sequence:
CCATGCTAATAGCACAAATGTTTTGGGCAGCAGAATGTTGAACGGCTTAGGTGGATCTGCTGATTTCCTTCGTAATGCCAAGTACAGTATCATGCACACTCCATCTACTCGTCCTTCCAAGAAAGATCCTACCGGTGTTTCATGTATCGTCCCCATGGCTACTCACGTGGATCAAACTGAGCATGATTTGGATATCATTGTGACCGAACAAGGCTTGGCTGATGTCCGTGGTTTGTCTCCCCGTGAACGTGCTCGTGTAGTGATCAATAAATGTGCTCATCCCGACTACAAGCCTATTTTGAATGATTACTTTAACTTGGCTGAAAAGGTCTGCTTAGCTAAAGGAATTGGCCACGAGCCTCATATCCTTTCTAGCGTGTTTAAGATGCATCAAAACTTGGTGGAGAAGGGAACTATGAAGATTGACTCTTGGTAAGTTGTATTTAAGATGCGAATCTTAATCGCAACTGTACTTTTGTCATCGGACGGTTTCAAATTTCGAATTTGTCTATTTCGTTCTTATGTTACATTGTTTATGATCTTTATgatcttccttcttctttcttattAGAAAAAGGTAAATTGAAACGCAACGAATCATTTAATGACCCCCCCTGTCCTAAATCACAGCTGTGAATATAACATTATTTGAACAGAAAACTGTCTTTCTCTTGTAAAGAACTGTAGTCCTGTATCCATGCTTACTAAGAAGTGCTTAAACATTTGTAAGGATGATCATCTTGAATAGAATTCTTTATagattaaataaattagtAAATTAGTAAAACTAATTCAACGATGATGCTCAGGTTATAAATGCTAATTATGGTGTTGAATTATCTCATCGTACTATGGGTCAGTACtagcaaaaatgaatttatcGTCTTGAAATATCCAATCACCAGAATTCGCAAAGCATTGTACTTTTCAAAGATTTTTCATCGTTTATCAAGCTCTTCGTTTTACGTTCAGTTAGGcccttgtttttcttttggctaaactttctttgtatttgaaaaaaatgtcTTCgacaaaaatgaatcatGATCAACTCCCAGTACAGGTTCAGCGTTGCTTGGGCTCTTCAAAATATATTCAATTGGCAACATGCTTTCAAGATCAGCCCCATTCGTCCTTGGTAAGTAGCTTCACGACGAAACTTGCAGCTATATGGCAAATTGTTTCTAGTGCTACCTTGAACGATTGGTTGAATAATAGCTATTAACTATAAACAACAGATGATTTTTACTTACGTGCCTGCTGGTAGGTGAAGTGTATTAAGTTTCTGTTTGGCATTCTAACATGTAATATCTGTTTAGGACAAGCCCTTCCATATGAAGCTGATGACTGTATCATCCTTACGACAGGAGAAAGCAGCAAgaagtttttcaatatcAGTTCGGTAAGAAAAGCCTTTGACAAGTTTCGCAACCCAACGCTTACTAACTCGTAAAACAAGAATCCTCGAGTATCTTTGCTAGTCCACGATTGGACTACGAACAGACAAGAAGTAGACCAGGatgcttcttctctttgCAGCCTGTTGTACAAAATGAATCAAGCTCAATGTTCGACCACTTCTGTGAGCTTGAACGGCTTGGCTACGATTTTGCCTAGCGGCagcgaagaagaaatgtTCTTCCGTAGTAAGCACATTCATACCAATGACCAAGGAAGTACAAAACAGTATGTCGAAGGTGAGGGTTTTCGAATCGTTAAAGTGAAATTGCAAAGTGCCCGCATTAGCGATCAACGATTAGACCATGTTGTCAAGTGGAATTCTAAAGGCGAGGAAACCCCCTtttaagcttttttttctgaGAAACTGAATGCCTTCAatttgattgttttgaaagattgCTTATTATTATTCCACGATTAGCTCTTTACCATTTATTTGTCTATTTATACAGTCCTTCGTGTAATGTCAAtcatcttcctcttctGTATTGTAATCTTCTTGGTCATTATCATCTTCCGTGTAGCCATTCTCTGCCAGGtttccttcatcatcacCTTCGTCTTCAATCATCAAATCTAGTGGTGCAATTCGAAAGTCAACAAAGGTACACAAACCATCTTGACCTACAAGCATCAATTGAATATTCAGCGTTCCGTTTTCATCTATGCGCAAGCTAACTTTGGTGCCTGCTTGTAAGGCTTTAATAGCCTGTCGAATAAGAGAAAATCGGTATGTATACGTATATTCTGagtttgtttcaaaagactctaaaacattcttttcattcgGATATTCCATCTCTGTTGTAGACATCCCTCCTATGCATCGTAAAATAAATGTCGACTTTTGAGAAGAGGTTTCAATCATAAGCGATTCACTCAAGTTATTGTCTAACTCTAAAAGTGCATCGTATAGCCAACCACTTCTCATTATAACTTTTGTATTCAGAGTAGTAGCTAATCTGCTAACGTCgatgttttcttcatactCTAGTGTTGACAATTCACATATTGTAGAGTATCCTGCCATTTCTTCAACCCTGCATAATCGTGTTAGCACAATGTATTTAATACAAATGAATATTCTCTAAAACGTACTCCCATTCAAAGGGATAACCAATTCCCTCAAAGTGTATCTTACATACTACACCTCGTTTATGCATAGTATTTGTAGAAGGCTGTTGATCCCATGGATTGTAAATTTGTTTGTCTTTTCCATCTGTATATATCGATAAGCATTGTAACAATGGTGCTAGTCtggttttgaaaagataattgctgttttcttcatcgtcCTCAAAAATgtacttttgaaataaacCTCTGTCAATAAAGATATGTGCTGTTCCTTGTTAATATTgaacttttttaattcagAAAGAGATGTTGATCAGTAGTTCTCAAATATTCTATGATTGATATTACCTTGCAAAGATTGAGATTCATCCACTCCAAAACGAATTCCGCGATTAGTGATTTCTACTGTAcattcttttgcaaaatcaACACATTTAAGAGTCGAATGAATATGCTTAACGTAGACTGTTTCTGCCTGAAACATTCAGATAATGAAAAACTAAAGAGATACAACACCCAATCTCTAATTTTTAATCGGTTGAAGAAATGTAATCCAAAGAATATCTTTATATTTACGTGTGATTTCAAAGGAACGAAAGCAATACTcggaaaaaggaagtttTACACATATAAAGATTCTTAAAGAGTCCGAATCAAAATCTCAATTGAAGACCTTTTACAAGAAACCACCTGAGCGATTGTGTACACGAACGAAGCAGAATtacaaatcctttttttttgtttctagAGGTTGGCAGAGTATGCTCGTTgaattatatatttattccCATATGAGGTTTTGGCAAGTATAAGAGTAatcactttcttttctctgaTTTGgttcatttttattattcctGTTTTAATTCTACTAGACGAGATGGAGAAGTTTATCCTCTTGAGATTGGGAAAGCTGGAACCAAAGTGCAGCAATGATCAAAAACCCCAGTGGGTGGATAAAGCTCTTGCAGGTTTTCAGGTCAGTAAGATGAATCTAATTGTTGAGattctttatattcttGGGCAGGTCCGTTCCTCTTCGAGGAATTGAGATTTCATTCCCTTTCGACTGGTAAAGTATGCTGAATTAGCCATACCATTTACTCGCAACGAAAGGCTGAAGGTAATTGATTTAtaataattttcttttctctaaaCGCTATTGGCTTCAACCATTCAACAATGCTTGCCAGACATGTTGAGCATATTGAGAAAGTCGCAACTTTGTTTCATTAAGCTCTTCTGTGCACATCTTTGATGTAAGCATGCAAATCGTTGAACTTTTACTTTAAATTATGCATGTAACATTTCAAGTTCTTTTAGAGAAGCACGCCCGATCATCGATAGCTCAGTGAATTGAGACCATATGATATTTACTTGAAGCTTTCTGTGTTAAAATTTGTTATATATGCTTTTCACGAATCAATTATGAAATGAAGAAGGTATCCATCGTTGAGATTTAGCTTAGCTACGTAGTACTTTCTGACCGTTCTCGCAACTGCTTATTGTGCAAATAAATACTTAATGACAAGACAATGTTTActtaatttcttcaaaatatatTTTAGCAGCTTATTTGCTCATGGTTTAAGTTTCATCCACTCTTGATCTTTGCAGCTCTTCTCATCTCAAGCACTAACCGGTTGTCTCTTATACTTCGCCTGGAAGGAGCACTGTACCCCAAGGATAGACAGGAATCTGTCTTTTACGTACATAAAGTTTCAAGAATTATAAATTCGGTCGATTTTAATATTGGAGGTCGTGACTTTCGCATACTTGTGctaaaaaaacaaacaaacaatgaACGTGGATTCTATATTTCAAACAGCCAACGAATCcagtaaaaaaagaacgttCAATGAACCTGATTCCACTGAGAAGTCATTGGGCAAACGCCGAACAGACGAACCTGAAATACAAGATATAGAAGACGAAGCAGAATTCGACGAAGAGGGTGGTCGCTTTTTTGGAAGTGGATTAAGTGAAagggaaaaggaaagcttaCATTTTTTGGACCAGAATGAGGAAACAGAACAACCTGTAACATTAACGACTAACgaactcaaaaagaaagttgtGAAATTGGAGAAAAGTTTGAACCAGAACCAAGAACTTCGTTCAAAATATCCAGAATCTCCTGAAAAGTTCATTGAGTCAGAAGCCGACCTGGACGAAGAGATTCGTTCGTTTAACATCATATCTGAATACCCTAGCTTATTTCCTCTGTTCATAAAATTAGGATGTGTCACCACATTCTTGGAACTTCTGACTCACGAAAATGCAGATATAATGATAACGGTAGTAGACTTGTTCCTTGAGTTAACGAACGAAGATATTGATGATGAGGCTCTAAATTCCCTGTTTGAAGCTTCAATACAAACAG
This window harbors:
- a CDS encoding CREG1-like protein; translated protein: MSSTKMNHDQLPVQVQRCLGSSKYIQLATCFQDQPHSSLMIFTYVPAGQALPYEADDCIILTTGESSKKFFNISSNPRVSLLVHDWTTNRQEVDQDASSLCSLLYKMNQAQCSTTSVSLNGLATILPSGSEEEMFFRSKHIHTNDQGSTKQYVEGEGFRIVKVKLQSARISDQRLDHVVKWNSKGEETPF
- the rad1 gene encoding checkpoint clamp complex protein Rad1 — protein: MFQAETVYVKHIHSTLKCVDFAKECTVEITNRGIRFGVDESQSLQAHIFIDRGLFQKYIFEDDEENSNYLFKTRLAPLLQCLSIYTDGKDKQIYNPWDQQPSTNTMHKRGVVCKIHFEGIGYPFEWEVEEMAGYSTICELSTLEYEENIDVSRLATTLNTKVIMRSGWLYDALLELDNNLSESLMIETSSQKSTFILRCIGGMSTTEMEYPNEKNVLESFETNSEYTYTYRFSLIRQAIKALQAGTKVSLRIDENGTLNIQLMLVGQDGLCTFVDFRIAPLDLMIEDEGDDEGNLAENGYTEDDNDQEDYNTEEEDD